A single window of Candidatus Binataceae bacterium DNA harbors:
- a CDS encoding fatty acid desaturase, with protein MKTALNVKPQLELPARPTSMWPTDVWGFLTLGWLLLIHLTALVGLILRPLPGWNVFGVFVLLSFLGGTSTVICYHRELAHRSLTLHPVVRAVMIFLAMLNGAAPPGSWVPTHRLHHAETDTPDDPSSPVWRGMWFAHVAWHWQADNGLREPYARDLARFSLGTWNRLLIPMFAIAYFGGALWSLTAFFWLGAIRMTFAFHATSLINSACHTEPGIELGEDSSRNLWWVGVTIFFLGENWHRNHHLFPRSARMGLRWWQPDVGYWLICGLARLGLASEVQSAGKA; from the coding sequence TTGAAAACCGCACTGAACGTAAAGCCGCAGCTCGAGCTGCCGGCGCGTCCAACCTCGATGTGGCCGACGGACGTCTGGGGCTTTTTGACTTTGGGCTGGCTGCTGCTGATTCACCTCACAGCGCTCGTCGGCCTGATTCTGCGCCCGCTGCCCGGATGGAACGTCTTCGGGGTTTTCGTCCTGCTGTCGTTTCTCGGGGGGACGAGCACGGTGATTTGTTATCATCGCGAACTCGCGCATCGCTCGCTGACGCTGCATCCGGTGGTGCGCGCGGTCATGATCTTCCTCGCGATGCTCAACGGGGCGGCGCCACCGGGGAGCTGGGTCCCGACGCATCGGCTGCATCACGCGGAGACCGACACGCCCGATGACCCGTCGAGTCCGGTGTGGCGCGGGATGTGGTTCGCGCACGTCGCCTGGCACTGGCAGGCGGATAACGGTTTGCGCGAGCCCTACGCTCGGGACCTCGCGCGCTTCTCGCTCGGGACATGGAACCGGCTGTTGATTCCGATGTTCGCGATTGCCTACTTCGGCGGTGCGCTCTGGAGCCTCACGGCTTTTTTTTGGCTCGGCGCGATCCGCATGACCTTTGCGTTTCACGCGACCAGCCTGATCAACAGCGCCTGCCATACCGAACCCGGGATCGAGCTGGGAGAGGATTCCTCACGCAATCTATGGTGGGTCGGAGTGACGATTTTTTTTCTCGGCGAGAACTGGCATCGCAACCATCATCTGTTTCCGCGCTCGGCGCGGATGGGTCTGCGATGGTGGCAGCCGGACGTCGGCTACTGGCTCATTTGCGGCCTCGCGCGGTTAGGACTCGCGAGCGAGGTCCAATCGGCCGGCA